In a genomic window of Sarcophilus harrisii chromosome 4, mSarHar1.11, whole genome shotgun sequence:
- the FBXO24 gene encoding F-box only protein 24 isoform X1 — translation MVRRSRRRRLQRFTRLCGREEGLRVKRSCPPCGPEPGSGGKKGRGNPVSVQLFPPELVEHIISFLPVRDIVALGQTCRYFQEVCDAEGVWRRICRRLSPRLREQGAGARPWKRAAILNYTKGLYFQAFGGRRRCLSKSVAPLLAHGYRRFLPTKDHVFILDYAGTLFFLKNALVSSTLGQIQWKRACRYVVLCRGAKDFASDPRSDTVYRKYLYVLATREQPGVVGGPGGRACDCVEVYLQSSGQRVFKMTFHHSMRFKQIVLVGQETQRALLLLTEEGKIYSLVVNETQLDQPRSYTVQLALRKVSRCLPHLRVARMASNQSSTLYITDQGGVYFEVHTPGVYRDLFGTLHAFDPLDQQMPLALSLPAKILFCALGYNHLGLVDEFGRIFMQGNNRYGQLGTGDKMDRGEPTQVHYLQRPIALWCGLNHSLVLSQSSDFSKELLGCGCGAGGRLPGWPKGSASFVKLHVKVPLCACSLCSTRECLYMLSSHDIERRPTYRDLPASRATGTSDPSMGTGTSQDPGGAARACEEYLSQIHSCPTLQDRMEKMKEIVGWMPLLAAQKDFFWEALDMLQRAAGGSGPGPTPLES, via the exons ATGGTGAGGAGGAGCCGAAGAAGGAGGCTGCAGAGATTCACAAGGCTGTGCGGTCGGGAGGAGGGGCTCAGG GTAAAACGGAGCTGCCCCCCATGTGGACCAGAGCCTGGAAGTGGTGGGAAAAAGGGCAGAGGGAACCCTGTGTCTGTTCAGCTGTTCCCCCCTGAGCTG GTGGAACATATTATCTCTTTCCTCCCGGTCCGGGACATTGTTGCCCTGGGTCAGACCTGCCGCTACTTCCAGGAAGTATGTGATGCTGAGGGTGTATGGAGGAGAATCTGTCGCCGGCTCAGCCCCCGACTCAGAGAGCAGGGTGCTGGTGCCCGGCCCTGGAAAAGAGCTGCTATCCTAAACT acaccAAAGGCCTATACTTCCAGGCGTTCGGGGGCCGCCGCCGCTGCCTCAGTAAGAGCGTGGCCCCCCTGCTTGCCCACGGATACCGACGCTTCCTGCCAACCAAGGACCATGTCTTCATTCTTGATTATGCTGGGACTCTCTTCTTCCTCAAGAATGCACTGGTGTCTTCCACTCTTGGCCAGATCCAATGGAAGCGGGCATGCCGCTATGTTGTGCTGTGCCGGGGAGCCAAGGAT tttgCCTCAGATCCACGGAGTGACACTGTCTATCGTAAATATCTGTATGTGTTGGCCACAAGGGAGCAGCCAGGAGTGGTGGGGGGACCTGGTGGAAGAGCCTGCGACTGTGTGGAGGTTTATCTGCAGTCCAGCGGGCAGCGTGTCTTCAAGATGACATTCCACCACTCCATGCGCTTCAAGCAGATTGTGCTGGTTGGTCAGGAGACTCAGCGGGCTCTGTTACTGCTTACTG aggaaggaaagatttaCTCCCTCGTGGTGAATGAAACACAGCTAGACCAGCCTCGGTCATACACAGTGCAACTGGCACTGAGGAAAGTGTCTCGTTGTCTGCCCCATCTCCGAGTGGCCCGAATGGCCTCCAACCAAAGCAGCACACTCTACATTACGG ACCAGGGGGGAGTGTATTTTGAGGTACATACTCCTGGAGTATATCGTGATCTCTTTGGGACCCTTCATGCCTTTGATCCTCTGGACCAGCAGATGCCACTTGCCCTCTCACTACCTGCTAAG ATATTATTCTGTGCTCTTGGCTACAATCACCTCGGTCTGGTAGATGAATTCGGACGAATATTCATGCAGGGAAACAACCGGTACGGGCAGCTGGGGACAGGGGACAAGATGGACCGTGGGGAACCCACTCAG GTACATTACCTGCAGCGCCCCATTGCCCTCTGGTGTGGCCTGAATCACTCCCTCGTGTTGAGCCAGAGCTCGGATTTCAGCAAGGAGCTGCTGGGTTGTGGCTGTGGAGCTGGGGGTCGGCTCCCTGGCTGGCCCAAGGGGAGTGCCTCCTTCGTCAAGCTCCATGTCAAG GTCCCTCTTTGTGCTTGCTCTCTTTGCTCCACGAGAGAATGCCTCTACATGCTCTCCAGCCATGATATTGAACGCCGCCCCACTTACCGTGACCTACCAGCCAGCAGGGCCACAGGGACTTCAGATCCCAGTATGGGGACGGGGACATCCCAGGATCCTGGGGGGGCAGCCCGAGCCTGTGAAGAGTATCTGAGCCAGATTCACAGCTGTCCCACCCTGCAGGACCGGATGGAGAAGATGAAGGAGATTGTGGGCTGGATGCCTCTGCTAGCTGCACAGAAGGATTTCTTCTGGGAAGCACTGGACATGCTGCAGAGGGCTGCTGGGGGAAGTGGCCCAGGACCCACACCCCTTGAAAGCTGA
- the PCOLCE gene encoding procollagen C-endopeptidase enhancer 1 isoform X2, giving the protein MLPLIPLFVLGPLFTSFTLLSLTQAQGAPAQSPNYTRPVFLCGGDVTGESGYVASEGFPNHYPPNKECIWTIMVPEGQTVFLSFRVFDLELDPSCRYDSLEIFAGAGTSGQRLGHFCGTFRPGPVVAPGNQVTLRMRADEGTGGRGFLLWYSGRATNGNEHQFCGGRLEKPQGTLTTPNWPESDYPPGVSCSWLIIAPPEQVISLTFGKFDLEPDTYCRYDSVSIFNGAQSDDSKRVGKYCGDTAPSSITSEGNELLVQFVSDLSVTADGFFASYKAQPRGGGKEGTFSMGNNQPVPPSPQPLPKVKPPTKPQAPVQENLKPTLATESDTPKTTCPKQCRRTGTLQSNFCASDFVVTGTVKSMVRGPGEGITVTITLTGVYKTGALVLSSTSIGSPLKLYVLCRQCPPIKKGTSYLLMGSVDEEGRAVLHPNSFVVLYRPNQDQILTNMSKKKCPSQLPARA; this is encoded by the exons ATGCTGCCTCTTATCCCACTCTTCGTCCTGGGGCCTTTATTTACTTCCTTCACCCTGCTATCCCTCACCCAGGCCCAGGGAGCTCCTGCCCAGAGCCCCAACTACACCAG ACCCGTGTTCCTGTGTGGAGGGGATGTGACCGGGGAATCAGGCTACGTGGCAAGTGAGGGCTTCCCCAATCACTATCCCCCTAACAAGGAGTGCATCTGGACAATCATG gtCCCCGAGGGGCagactgtttttctttccttccgaGTCTTTGACTTGGAATTGGATCCCTCCTGCCGCTATGATTCCCTAGAGATTTTTGCTGGGGCAGGGACATCAGGCCAGCGTCTTGGACATTTCTGTGGGACCTTCAGGCCAGGGCCTGTGGTTGCCCCTGGCAACCAGGTGACACTGAGGATGAGGGCCGATGAGGGGACAGGAGGACGAGGCTTCCTGCTGTGGTACAGTGGGCGGGCTACCAATGGCAATG AGCATCAGTTCTGTGGGGGTCGGCTAGAGAAGCCCCAAGGTACCCTGACCACACCCAACTGGCCTGAATCTGATTACCCTCCTGGAGTCAGCTGTTCCTGGCTCATCATTGCTCCCCCAGAACAG GTGATTTCTCTGACTTTTGGGAAATTTGACCTGGAGCCAGACACTTATTGCAGATATGATTCAGTTAGCATTTTCAATGGAGCGCAAAGTGATGATTCAAAAAGAGTGGGGAAATATTGTGGGGACACTGCCCCGAG TTCCATCACCTCAGAAGGAAATGAACTCCTGGTCCAGTTTGTCTCTGATCTCAGTGTCACTGCTGATGGATTTTTTGCCTCCTATAAAGCCCAACCCAgaggaggtgggaaggaggggactTTTTCCATGGGGAACAACCAACCAGTCCCACCTTCTCCACAACCACTACCTAAAGTCAAACCTCCTACCAAACCCCAGGCCCCAGTCCAAGAGAACTTAAAACCTACCCTTGCCACAGAGTCCG ATACTCCTAAGACTACCTGCCCAAAACAGTGTAGAAGAACAGGCACTCTACAAAGCAACTTCTGTGCCAGTGACTTTG tggtgaCAGGGACAGTGAAGTCAATGGTTCGAGGTCCTGGGGAAGGCATCACTGTTACCATCACCCTCACGGGTGTTTACAAGACAGGAGCTCTTGTCCTGTCTTCCACCTCCATTGGATCCCCACTTAAATTGTATGTACTCTGTCGGCAGTGTCCCCCAATAAAGAAAG GGACTAGTTACTTGCTGATGGGTAGTGTGGATGAAGAAGGAAGAGCAGTCCTCCACCCCAACAGTTTTGTGGTCCTATATCGACCAAACCAGGACCAGATCCTTACCAACATGAGCAAAAAGAAGTGTCCTTCCCAGCTTCCAGCCAGGGCCTGA
- the FBXO24 gene encoding F-box only protein 24 isoform X3 yields MVRRSRRRRLQRFTRLCGREEGLRVKRSCPPCGPEPGSGGKKGRGNPVSVQLFPPELVEHIISFLPVRDIVALGQTCRYFQEVCDAEGVWRRICRRLSPRLREQGAGARPWKRAAILNYTKGLYFQAFGGRRRCLSKSVAPLLAHGYRRFLPTKDHVFILDYAGTLFFLKNALVSSTLGQIQWKRACRYVVLCRGAKDFASDPRSDTVYRKYLYVLATREQPGVVGGPGGRACDCVEVYLQSSGQRVFKMTFHHSMRFKQIVLVGQETQRALLLLTEEGKIYSLVVNETQLDQPRSYTVQLALRKVSRCLPHLRVARMASNQSSTLYITDQGGVYFEVHTPGVYRDLFGTLHAFDPLDQQMPLALSLPAKILFCALGYNHLGLVDEFGRIFMQGNNRYGQLGTGDKMDRGEPTQVPLCACSLCSTRECLYMLSSHDIERRPTYRDLPASRATGTSDPSMGTGTSQDPGGAARACEEYLSQIHSCPTLQDRMEKMKEIVGWMPLLAAQKDFFWEALDMLQRAAGGSGPGPTPLES; encoded by the exons ATGGTGAGGAGGAGCCGAAGAAGGAGGCTGCAGAGATTCACAAGGCTGTGCGGTCGGGAGGAGGGGCTCAGG GTAAAACGGAGCTGCCCCCCATGTGGACCAGAGCCTGGAAGTGGTGGGAAAAAGGGCAGAGGGAACCCTGTGTCTGTTCAGCTGTTCCCCCCTGAGCTG GTGGAACATATTATCTCTTTCCTCCCGGTCCGGGACATTGTTGCCCTGGGTCAGACCTGCCGCTACTTCCAGGAAGTATGTGATGCTGAGGGTGTATGGAGGAGAATCTGTCGCCGGCTCAGCCCCCGACTCAGAGAGCAGGGTGCTGGTGCCCGGCCCTGGAAAAGAGCTGCTATCCTAAACT acaccAAAGGCCTATACTTCCAGGCGTTCGGGGGCCGCCGCCGCTGCCTCAGTAAGAGCGTGGCCCCCCTGCTTGCCCACGGATACCGACGCTTCCTGCCAACCAAGGACCATGTCTTCATTCTTGATTATGCTGGGACTCTCTTCTTCCTCAAGAATGCACTGGTGTCTTCCACTCTTGGCCAGATCCAATGGAAGCGGGCATGCCGCTATGTTGTGCTGTGCCGGGGAGCCAAGGAT tttgCCTCAGATCCACGGAGTGACACTGTCTATCGTAAATATCTGTATGTGTTGGCCACAAGGGAGCAGCCAGGAGTGGTGGGGGGACCTGGTGGAAGAGCCTGCGACTGTGTGGAGGTTTATCTGCAGTCCAGCGGGCAGCGTGTCTTCAAGATGACATTCCACCACTCCATGCGCTTCAAGCAGATTGTGCTGGTTGGTCAGGAGACTCAGCGGGCTCTGTTACTGCTTACTG aggaaggaaagatttaCTCCCTCGTGGTGAATGAAACACAGCTAGACCAGCCTCGGTCATACACAGTGCAACTGGCACTGAGGAAAGTGTCTCGTTGTCTGCCCCATCTCCGAGTGGCCCGAATGGCCTCCAACCAAAGCAGCACACTCTACATTACGG ACCAGGGGGGAGTGTATTTTGAGGTACATACTCCTGGAGTATATCGTGATCTCTTTGGGACCCTTCATGCCTTTGATCCTCTGGACCAGCAGATGCCACTTGCCCTCTCACTACCTGCTAAG ATATTATTCTGTGCTCTTGGCTACAATCACCTCGGTCTGGTAGATGAATTCGGACGAATATTCATGCAGGGAAACAACCGGTACGGGCAGCTGGGGACAGGGGACAAGATGGACCGTGGGGAACCCACTCAG GTCCCTCTTTGTGCTTGCTCTCTTTGCTCCACGAGAGAATGCCTCTACATGCTCTCCAGCCATGATATTGAACGCCGCCCCACTTACCGTGACCTACCAGCCAGCAGGGCCACAGGGACTTCAGATCCCAGTATGGGGACGGGGACATCCCAGGATCCTGGGGGGGCAGCCCGAGCCTGTGAAGAGTATCTGAGCCAGATTCACAGCTGTCCCACCCTGCAGGACCGGATGGAGAAGATGAAGGAGATTGTGGGCTGGATGCCTCTGCTAGCTGCACAGAAGGATTTCTTCTGGGAAGCACTGGACATGCTGCAGAGGGCTGCTGGGGGAAGTGGCCCAGGACCCACACCCCTTGAAAGCTGA
- the PCOLCE gene encoding procollagen C-endopeptidase enhancer 1 isoform X1, translated as MLPLIPLFVLGPLFTSFTLLSLTQAQGAPAQSPNYTRPVFLCGGDVTGESGYVASEGFPNHYPPNKECIWTIMVPEGQTVFLSFRVFDLELDPSCRYDSLEIFAGAGTSGQRLGHFCGTFRPGPVVAPGNQVTLRMRADEGTGGRGFLLWYSGRATNGNGTPPGARRKWGADPRVDWAAWGYWDEHQFCGGRLEKPQGTLTTPNWPESDYPPGVSCSWLIIAPPEQVISLTFGKFDLEPDTYCRYDSVSIFNGAQSDDSKRVGKYCGDTAPSSITSEGNELLVQFVSDLSVTADGFFASYKAQPRGGGKEGTFSMGNNQPVPPSPQPLPKVKPPTKPQAPVQENLKPTLATESDTPKTTCPKQCRRTGTLQSNFCASDFVVTGTVKSMVRGPGEGITVTITLTGVYKTGALVLSSTSIGSPLKLYVLCRQCPPIKKGTSYLLMGSVDEEGRAVLHPNSFVVLYRPNQDQILTNMSKKKCPSQLPARA; from the exons ATGCTGCCTCTTATCCCACTCTTCGTCCTGGGGCCTTTATTTACTTCCTTCACCCTGCTATCCCTCACCCAGGCCCAGGGAGCTCCTGCCCAGAGCCCCAACTACACCAG ACCCGTGTTCCTGTGTGGAGGGGATGTGACCGGGGAATCAGGCTACGTGGCAAGTGAGGGCTTCCCCAATCACTATCCCCCTAACAAGGAGTGCATCTGGACAATCATG gtCCCCGAGGGGCagactgtttttctttccttccgaGTCTTTGACTTGGAATTGGATCCCTCCTGCCGCTATGATTCCCTAGAGATTTTTGCTGGGGCAGGGACATCAGGCCAGCGTCTTGGACATTTCTGTGGGACCTTCAGGCCAGGGCCTGTGGTTGCCCCTGGCAACCAGGTGACACTGAGGATGAGGGCCGATGAGGGGACAGGAGGACGAGGCTTCCTGCTGTGGTACAGTGGGCGGGCTACCAATGGCAATG GCACCCCCCCAGGTGCAAGGCGGAAATGGGGCGCAGACCCACGGGTGGACTGGGCGGCGTGGGGTTACTGGGATG AGCATCAGTTCTGTGGGGGTCGGCTAGAGAAGCCCCAAGGTACCCTGACCACACCCAACTGGCCTGAATCTGATTACCCTCCTGGAGTCAGCTGTTCCTGGCTCATCATTGCTCCCCCAGAACAG GTGATTTCTCTGACTTTTGGGAAATTTGACCTGGAGCCAGACACTTATTGCAGATATGATTCAGTTAGCATTTTCAATGGAGCGCAAAGTGATGATTCAAAAAGAGTGGGGAAATATTGTGGGGACACTGCCCCGAG TTCCATCACCTCAGAAGGAAATGAACTCCTGGTCCAGTTTGTCTCTGATCTCAGTGTCACTGCTGATGGATTTTTTGCCTCCTATAAAGCCCAACCCAgaggaggtgggaaggaggggactTTTTCCATGGGGAACAACCAACCAGTCCCACCTTCTCCACAACCACTACCTAAAGTCAAACCTCCTACCAAACCCCAGGCCCCAGTCCAAGAGAACTTAAAACCTACCCTTGCCACAGAGTCCG ATACTCCTAAGACTACCTGCCCAAAACAGTGTAGAAGAACAGGCACTCTACAAAGCAACTTCTGTGCCAGTGACTTTG tggtgaCAGGGACAGTGAAGTCAATGGTTCGAGGTCCTGGGGAAGGCATCACTGTTACCATCACCCTCACGGGTGTTTACAAGACAGGAGCTCTTGTCCTGTCTTCCACCTCCATTGGATCCCCACTTAAATTGTATGTACTCTGTCGGCAGTGTCCCCCAATAAAGAAAG GGACTAGTTACTTGCTGATGGGTAGTGTGGATGAAGAAGGAAGAGCAGTCCTCCACCCCAACAGTTTTGTGGTCCTATATCGACCAAACCAGGACCAGATCCTTACCAACATGAGCAAAAAGAAGTGTCCTTCCCAGCTTCCAGCCAGGGCCTGA
- the PCOLCE gene encoding procollagen C-endopeptidase enhancer 1 isoform X3, with translation MLEALGRRPKGRPVFLCGGDVTGESGYVASEGFPNHYPPNKECIWTIMVPEGQTVFLSFRVFDLELDPSCRYDSLEIFAGAGTSGQRLGHFCGTFRPGPVVAPGNQVTLRMRADEGTGGRGFLLWYSGRATNGNGTPPGARRKWGADPRVDWAAWGYWDEHQFCGGRLEKPQGTLTTPNWPESDYPPGVSCSWLIIAPPEQVISLTFGKFDLEPDTYCRYDSVSIFNGAQSDDSKRVGKYCGDTAPSSITSEGNELLVQFVSDLSVTADGFFASYKAQPRGGGKEGTFSMGNNQPVPPSPQPLPKVKPPTKPQAPVQENLKPTLATESDTPKTTCPKQCRRTGTLQSNFCASDFVVTGTVKSMVRGPGEGITVTITLTGVYKTGALVLSSTSIGSPLKLYVLCRQCPPIKKGTSYLLMGSVDEEGRAVLHPNSFVVLYRPNQDQILTNMSKKKCPSQLPARA, from the exons ATGCTTGAAGCTTTAGGAAGACGACCTAAGGGAAG ACCCGTGTTCCTGTGTGGAGGGGATGTGACCGGGGAATCAGGCTACGTGGCAAGTGAGGGCTTCCCCAATCACTATCCCCCTAACAAGGAGTGCATCTGGACAATCATG gtCCCCGAGGGGCagactgtttttctttccttccgaGTCTTTGACTTGGAATTGGATCCCTCCTGCCGCTATGATTCCCTAGAGATTTTTGCTGGGGCAGGGACATCAGGCCAGCGTCTTGGACATTTCTGTGGGACCTTCAGGCCAGGGCCTGTGGTTGCCCCTGGCAACCAGGTGACACTGAGGATGAGGGCCGATGAGGGGACAGGAGGACGAGGCTTCCTGCTGTGGTACAGTGGGCGGGCTACCAATGGCAATG GCACCCCCCCAGGTGCAAGGCGGAAATGGGGCGCAGACCCACGGGTGGACTGGGCGGCGTGGGGTTACTGGGATG AGCATCAGTTCTGTGGGGGTCGGCTAGAGAAGCCCCAAGGTACCCTGACCACACCCAACTGGCCTGAATCTGATTACCCTCCTGGAGTCAGCTGTTCCTGGCTCATCATTGCTCCCCCAGAACAG GTGATTTCTCTGACTTTTGGGAAATTTGACCTGGAGCCAGACACTTATTGCAGATATGATTCAGTTAGCATTTTCAATGGAGCGCAAAGTGATGATTCAAAAAGAGTGGGGAAATATTGTGGGGACACTGCCCCGAG TTCCATCACCTCAGAAGGAAATGAACTCCTGGTCCAGTTTGTCTCTGATCTCAGTGTCACTGCTGATGGATTTTTTGCCTCCTATAAAGCCCAACCCAgaggaggtgggaaggaggggactTTTTCCATGGGGAACAACCAACCAGTCCCACCTTCTCCACAACCACTACCTAAAGTCAAACCTCCTACCAAACCCCAGGCCCCAGTCCAAGAGAACTTAAAACCTACCCTTGCCACAGAGTCCG ATACTCCTAAGACTACCTGCCCAAAACAGTGTAGAAGAACAGGCACTCTACAAAGCAACTTCTGTGCCAGTGACTTTG tggtgaCAGGGACAGTGAAGTCAATGGTTCGAGGTCCTGGGGAAGGCATCACTGTTACCATCACCCTCACGGGTGTTTACAAGACAGGAGCTCTTGTCCTGTCTTCCACCTCCATTGGATCCCCACTTAAATTGTATGTACTCTGTCGGCAGTGTCCCCCAATAAAGAAAG GGACTAGTTACTTGCTGATGGGTAGTGTGGATGAAGAAGGAAGAGCAGTCCTCCACCCCAACAGTTTTGTGGTCCTATATCGACCAAACCAGGACCAGATCCTTACCAACATGAGCAAAAAGAAGTGTCCTTCCCAGCTTCCAGCCAGGGCCTGA
- the FBXO24 gene encoding F-box only protein 24 isoform X2: MVRRSRRRRLQRFTRLCGREEGLRVKRSCPPCGPEPGSGGKKGRGNPVSVQLFPPELVEHIISFLPVRDIVALGQTCRYFQEVCDAEGVWRRICRRLSPRLREQGAGARPWKRAAILNYTKGLYFQAFGGRRRCLSKSVAPLLAHGYRRFLPTKDHVFILDYAGTLFFLKNALVSSTLGQIQWKRACRYVVLCRGAKDFASDPRSDTVYRKYLYVLATREQPGVVGGPGGRACDCVEVYLQSSGQRVFKMTFHHSMRFKQIVLVGQETQRALLLLTDQGGVYFEVHTPGVYRDLFGTLHAFDPLDQQMPLALSLPAKILFCALGYNHLGLVDEFGRIFMQGNNRYGQLGTGDKMDRGEPTQVHYLQRPIALWCGLNHSLVLSQSSDFSKELLGCGCGAGGRLPGWPKGSASFVKLHVKVPLCACSLCSTRECLYMLSSHDIERRPTYRDLPASRATGTSDPSMGTGTSQDPGGAARACEEYLSQIHSCPTLQDRMEKMKEIVGWMPLLAAQKDFFWEALDMLQRAAGGSGPGPTPLES, encoded by the exons ATGGTGAGGAGGAGCCGAAGAAGGAGGCTGCAGAGATTCACAAGGCTGTGCGGTCGGGAGGAGGGGCTCAGG GTAAAACGGAGCTGCCCCCCATGTGGACCAGAGCCTGGAAGTGGTGGGAAAAAGGGCAGAGGGAACCCTGTGTCTGTTCAGCTGTTCCCCCCTGAGCTG GTGGAACATATTATCTCTTTCCTCCCGGTCCGGGACATTGTTGCCCTGGGTCAGACCTGCCGCTACTTCCAGGAAGTATGTGATGCTGAGGGTGTATGGAGGAGAATCTGTCGCCGGCTCAGCCCCCGACTCAGAGAGCAGGGTGCTGGTGCCCGGCCCTGGAAAAGAGCTGCTATCCTAAACT acaccAAAGGCCTATACTTCCAGGCGTTCGGGGGCCGCCGCCGCTGCCTCAGTAAGAGCGTGGCCCCCCTGCTTGCCCACGGATACCGACGCTTCCTGCCAACCAAGGACCATGTCTTCATTCTTGATTATGCTGGGACTCTCTTCTTCCTCAAGAATGCACTGGTGTCTTCCACTCTTGGCCAGATCCAATGGAAGCGGGCATGCCGCTATGTTGTGCTGTGCCGGGGAGCCAAGGAT tttgCCTCAGATCCACGGAGTGACACTGTCTATCGTAAATATCTGTATGTGTTGGCCACAAGGGAGCAGCCAGGAGTGGTGGGGGGACCTGGTGGAAGAGCCTGCGACTGTGTGGAGGTTTATCTGCAGTCCAGCGGGCAGCGTGTCTTCAAGATGACATTCCACCACTCCATGCGCTTCAAGCAGATTGTGCTGGTTGGTCAGGAGACTCAGCGGGCTCTGTTACTGCTTACTG ACCAGGGGGGAGTGTATTTTGAGGTACATACTCCTGGAGTATATCGTGATCTCTTTGGGACCCTTCATGCCTTTGATCCTCTGGACCAGCAGATGCCACTTGCCCTCTCACTACCTGCTAAG ATATTATTCTGTGCTCTTGGCTACAATCACCTCGGTCTGGTAGATGAATTCGGACGAATATTCATGCAGGGAAACAACCGGTACGGGCAGCTGGGGACAGGGGACAAGATGGACCGTGGGGAACCCACTCAG GTACATTACCTGCAGCGCCCCATTGCCCTCTGGTGTGGCCTGAATCACTCCCTCGTGTTGAGCCAGAGCTCGGATTTCAGCAAGGAGCTGCTGGGTTGTGGCTGTGGAGCTGGGGGTCGGCTCCCTGGCTGGCCCAAGGGGAGTGCCTCCTTCGTCAAGCTCCATGTCAAG GTCCCTCTTTGTGCTTGCTCTCTTTGCTCCACGAGAGAATGCCTCTACATGCTCTCCAGCCATGATATTGAACGCCGCCCCACTTACCGTGACCTACCAGCCAGCAGGGCCACAGGGACTTCAGATCCCAGTATGGGGACGGGGACATCCCAGGATCCTGGGGGGGCAGCCCGAGCCTGTGAAGAGTATCTGAGCCAGATTCACAGCTGTCCCACCCTGCAGGACCGGATGGAGAAGATGAAGGAGATTGTGGGCTGGATGCCTCTGCTAGCTGCACAGAAGGATTTCTTCTGGGAAGCACTGGACATGCTGCAGAGGGCTGCTGGGGGAAGTGGCCCAGGACCCACACCCCTTGAAAGCTGA